The nucleotide sequence ATTGGACCACCCGTTATGTTCTATATTACGCTCGTACTCCCAAGGCCTGCCCAACAATAAGTGACACGCGTCCATAGGGACCACAACACACACGACATCATCCTTGTACGTGGACCCAATGGAAATTGAAACAAGTGCCCTTTTAGATACCGTCACTTCACCTCCCTTTTTCAGCCATTGAAGCTTGTACAGTTTCGGGTGACTCTCTGTCTTCAAGGCCAACTTTTGGACTGCCTCTTCAGAAATCAGATTGTCACAACTCCCGGAATCGATGACGAACGTGCAAACCTTTCCCAAAATAGTACATGTTGAGTGGAAGATGTTATGCTTCAGCCAGTCATCCCCATCTGCCTTTGGTGTATAGCAAGAACGTCTAACCACCAAATTCACCCCAACATCACCGGTCACAACCTCCTCTTCATATTCAGTTTCTTCATCGTAGACTGGGTTATTCTCATACTCTTCATACTGATCATCCTCAGACTCAGCAAATAAGTGTCTTTTACCAGCCTTTTTGCACTCAGCTTGAGGATGGCCtgtttcaccacaattgaaacatctcgGACCACTACTGCTAGCCCCCTTAGAAGTAGGCCCGGTATTACTACCCCCGGCTTCCCCTGACTAGGCCCGCCACGAGGTGCCCCACTGCCTGACCCAACGTTTCCCCCAGTGGGGGTAAATGAACCGCCCACCCGACGGTTTTGCTTCGTCAAGCCTTTTTGAACAAGTATTTCCCGCCCGCTAAAGCCGCACGTCTTAGGGACTAAATCCACTCTTTTCGCATGGAGCCCGACGAGCCTTACTACCTTGCTTGGGAGCGTTTCCAAAACCTTTGTGCTCGTTGCTCCCAGCATGGTCTTTCTGATTGGGCTTTGTGTGAGAAATTTTATAACGGTCTCACCCAAGAGACTCGTGAGAGGTTTGACACTAATGCGGGGGGGCACATGATGGGTATTCTTACAGTAGCTGAGTGTCGAGAGCGTTTTGAGGCATTTGCTCAGTCTCAATCCCAAGCACGATCCGATCAGAGGTATCAAAGTGGTAATTCCCACACCACTACTAGTACACCCGCCCGAGGGGTGAACCATGTCACAATGGATCCTAGTTTAGCCTCTGTTTTGGAAAACATGTCTAGGGAACTCAAAGAAATTAAGGCTAAGGTAGACAAATGTGAGTATTGTCGAGGGGGTCACGACACAAATGCGTGTCCATTACTTGTTGGTGAGGAGCAGGTCGACTACGTAGGAGGAGGGTTCGGTAGAGGTCAACCTAGCAGttttggtaataataataataataattttgggtcgggttggcgtagtaataataataataataactttaataataataacactTTTCGCTCAAATGGACCCCCATGGCTTTCAAATGGCTCAAAACCCAAATAGGGGCCAAAATTCACTCTTTGGTGGGGGTTCAGGTGGGCAGTTCAACAAAGGGTTCAATGGGCAGGTCAAGGATGGGGGGTCAAATAACCAAGGTCAAACATGTCAAAGTTCAAGTTATGATCTAGGGGGTAGTTTAGAGAGAATGGAGTCCATGATGAGTCAACTAGTTGTTAGGGACCAAACTACCCAAAAGACCCTTAGTGAACACGACCTCATGCTTAAGAACCACCAAGCCTCATTCCAAGACCTTCAATGAGTCGTAGGGGATATGTCTAGAAAATTAGAAGAGAGGTTACCCGGTCAATTTGCGGGTAATACCCAACCCAACCCCAATGCCCATGCTAAAGCCATTACCACTCGTAGTGGCAAGACCGTAGGAAACCCTAGAGTCGAGGAGAGAGTAGTTGATGAGGAAGGAGATGTGATAGATGAGGAGATTGAAATGGAGGCTCCCGGCAAAGTGCAAAATAGGCTaagcccagcaagtaccgcacagccCGGTGAGTCTCAAGGTGAGAAGAAAGTTGAAAAAACACCGATAGATGTGAGACCTTCACCCTTAGTGAACCATGCGTATGTCCCGTTTCCCTCCCGCCTTAGGAACCAAAAATACTCTAGGGAATACAGGCAGTTTTTGGAGATCTTCAAGCAATTGAAGATTAACCTCCCCTTTATTGAGGCACTCCAATCAATGCCCAAATACGCTAAGTTTTTGAAGGATCTCCTTAGGAATAAAGAAAAATTAGGAGAGTTGTCCAACGTCCCGTTGAATGGGGATGTTCCGCCGTCGTGCTAAATAAGCTTCCCGAGAAGCTTACCGATCCGGGTATTTTCACCATCCCTTGTCTATTCGGTAGTAATACCAACACTCGTGCCTTAGCCGACTTAGGAGCTAGTATCAACTTGATGCCCTTTTCTCTTTATGAGAAACTAGACCTAGGAGAGCTTGCACCTACCCGAATGACATTGTCTTTAGCCGATCGGTCCGTTAAGTACCCTAGGGGTATAGTTGAGAACTTGTTAGTTAAGGTAGACAAATTCGTGTTTCCCGCCGATTTCGTAATTCTAGATATGGAAGCGGATGAGAGAGTGCCCATTATCTTAGGTCGTCCTTTCTTACGTACCGCCAAAGCTCTCATAGATGTCTACGATGGTAAGATCACCCTTAGGGTCGGTGAGGAGAGAGTTACCTTTGAGATAGACCGTTCCATGAACCACCCGAGTGGTTCGGATGACTATAGTGGCCCTTGCCATTCCGTCTACTTTTTGAACTCGTTTATCTCGTGTGTCGACCATTGCTTAGAGTACATTAGTGGAGCAGACCTAGTGGTAGgagagaaggaagaagaggaGTTAGAGAGTGTAGGTGAAGTCGAAGAGGAGGGGATTCCTTTAATCCCCGATGTGTTAGCGGTTAGTGATGACACCACTCAACCCCCACCCCTAGAGCTTAAAGTACTTCCATCTCATTTAGAGTATGCTTTCTTAGGGGAGGATTCCGAATTACCCGTTATTATTTCATCCAAATTAGGGGAGAGTGAGAAAGTGAGGTTGTTAGAAGTGTTGAAGGCCAACAAAGAGGCCATTGCATGGAGATTGTCCGACATTAAGGGCATAAGTCCTTCCTATTGCACCCACCGGATACTCATGGAGGATGATTATAAACCGGTGGTGCAACCCCAAAGGAGGCTTAACCCCAACATGCAAGATGTAGTGAAAAAAGAGGTTCTTAAACTCCTAGATGCCGGGATGATATATCCCATTTCCGATTCACCTTGGGTTAGTCCCACACAGGTTGTCCCCAAGAAGGGGGGGATGACCGTTGTCATGAACGAAAAGAACGAGCTTATCCCTTCACGCACGGTCACGGGTTGGCGCGTGTGCATCAACTACCGAAAGTTGAATGATGCCACCCGTAAAGACCACTTCCCACTGCCTTTCATAGATCAAATGTTGGAGCGTTTAGCCggtcaacaattctattgtttCTTAGACGGCTTTTTCGGTTACTTCCAGATCCCCATTGCACCGGAGGATCAGGATAAAACCACTTTCACATGCCCTTACGGCACCTATGCgtaccgacgcatgccattcgggttaTGTAACGCTCCGGCTACCTTTCagcgttgtatggtcgccatatTCCAGGATATGTTAGagacttccatggaggttttcatggatgatttttcggttTATGGTGATTCTTTTGAGGTGTGTTTAAAGAATTTGGAGAAAATGTTGAAGCGATGTGTAGAGACGAAGCTTATGCTAAACTGGGAGAAATGTCACTTCATGGTGACGGAAGGTATAGTATTAGGGCATAAGATTTCAAGAGAGGGTATAGAGGTAGATCGTGCGAAAATAGATACCATTAGTAGGTTGCCTCCACCCACGAGTGTTAAGTCGATTAGGAGTTTTCTAGGGCACGCGGGCTTCTATAGACGCTTCATTAGGGATTTTTCGAAAATCACCCGCCCCATGACCCGCTTGCTAGAGAAAGATGTTCCATTCGTCTTTGACGAGGAGTGTCTTAAGGCCTTCAACTttttgaaggaacagttggttAGTGCACCTATTCTTATCTCGCCCGACTGGAGCTTGCCCTTTGAGCTCATGTGCGATGCGAGTGACTATGCCGTTGGAGCAGTTTTAGGACAAAGAAAGGATAAGCACTTCCACCCCAtctactatgcaagcaaaacacTCAATGATGCTCAAGAAAACTATACTACCACGGAGAAAGAGCTTTTAGCCGTAGTTTTCGCGTTTGATAAATTCCGCTCATACCTCGTTTTGTCCAAGACCATAGTTTTCACCGATCATTCCGCGTTGCGTTTTCTCTTTCAAAAGAAAGACGCTAAACCCCGACTCATTCGGTGGATTCTTTTGCTTAGTGAGTTTGATATTGAGATTAGGGACAAGAAAGGGGCCGAAAATGTAGCGGCCGATCACTTATCGAGGCTAGAGGATCCCAAGAGGGAAGAGATTCGTGAGGAGGAGATTGGAGATATGTTCCCTCACGAGTCTATAGAGTTTATTGAGGCCGAAAAAGAGGGATTGCCATGGTTTTGCGATTTAGCAAATTATCTCTCTAGTGGCAATGTTGTGAAAGGGATGTCGCATCAACAAAGGAAGAGATTGTTTAGTGAGGCGAGGAAATATGTTTGGGATGATCCGTTTCTTTTTAGGATAGGAGGAGATAGAGTCCTTAGATGTTGTGTGTCGAGAGAGGAGGGTTGGAACATTATCAAGCATGTGCATGAAGGCCTTACGGGAGGGCATCATGGTGCCCACGCCACCGCCCAAAAGGTATTTGATTGTGGTTTCTATTGGCCTACCGTTCTTCGAGATGCCGAGGAGTTCGTGAAGATGTGTGATGCATGTCAACGAACCGGCAACATTTCCGCCAAAGATGAGATGCCTCAAAATCCAATACAAGTAGTAGAGGTTTTTGATGTTTGGggcatcgatttcatgggacccttcccaaaCTCCAAAGGAAACCGTTACATACTTGTGGCCATCGATTACGTTTCCAAATGGGTTGAGGCTCAAGCTCTTCCCACAAACGAAGCCCGAGTTGTTTTGACTTTCCTTAAAAAGCTCTTTTCACGATTCGGTCTCCTAAAGCCTTAATTAGTGACCGTGGCACTCACTTTTGCAATGCATTGATGGAAAAGTTGCTTGCACGCTACGGTGTCACTCATCGTTTATctaccgcatatcatccacaaacgagTGGACAAGTGGAGAATGCGAATCGCGGTATTAAACGAATCCTAGAGAAAACCGTTGGTAAGAATAGAAAAGATTGGACCGACAAGCTAGACGATGCTTTGTGGGCGTTTAGAACCGCCTACAAGACCCTGTTAGGAACTACACCTTTCATGATCGTTTACGGGAAAGCTTGTCATCTCCCCGTCGAGTTAGAGCATAGGGCGCTTTGGGCTTTGAAAACCGTTAACTTAGATATGACCGAAGCCGCTAGGAAGCATTTCTTCCAAATTCATGAGCTTGAGGAGCTTAGAGATACGGCATATGCTCGATCGTTGGGAATAAAGGAGAAAACGAAGTTGTTGCATGATAAGAGGTTGAGGAAAGTGAAAGAATTTAGCAAGGGTGATAAAGTACTTCTGTACAACTCACGGTTGAAGCTTTTTGCGGGTAAGTTGAAGTCGAAGTGGTCGGGACCTTTTATGGTTCATTACGTGTTTCCGTATGGAGCGGTGGAAATCATGGATGAAAAGGATGGCCGTAGTTGGAAGGTGAACGGCCATCGTTTGAAGCACTACCTTGGAGGAGCGATAAACAAGGATGATAGGGAGGTAACCCCTCTCGAAATCCCACCTAAAGCCGCCAATTAGTGTTTTGGGTGAACACCCAAGTGTACGTTTTGTATCGTTTGTATAAGAGTCTTCGTTTGAGTCTTTTAAGTGTTTAAACGCGTTTTTCCGTAGTTTTTCGGTTTGTGTTTTGTGTTGTTGAGAATTTTGCAGGTTTCATCATCGCTACGGAACGGAGAAGGCACGAGAAAAGAGGTCCCAGGTAAGTGTTTTAGACACTTAGAAACATTTTTGAGGGTTTTGGATGGGTTGGGAAAATTGTGGAAAAATTTCTAAGGCATGGAAGTGGAAAATAGACGCAACATTCTGCCAAAAATGGACCCTCGCGCGACGTCTAGCCccttcgcgtcacgcgaggggtaaAGGTTCAATTTAAATTGTTTTCCGACCCGCCGCGTAACGCGAGGCCCCCAGGGACCCCCACCGCGTCACGCGAGGCCTATATGAACCTTTTAAAATCGTTTCAAATTGATCCTGTTCGCTGCATTCTTCCTTTTTcccttttcaaaaccctaaaacgcGAATTTCACATAAAACACCATAACTCACTCGTTTCTTCACCAAATCACTCCATTCTTCTTCCTAAATCACCACAATCACGTTCCCCACAATCTTAGCCATCTATTTCACCCGATTTCGCACCCCATTTTCACGTTTTTGGGCAAATTCGTGTGCAAAGAGTTCAAGACTTCATTTTTCTTGTCCAATCCGATTCCAAGGTATGTTTTCTGTAATTTCTCACTAGTAGGTAGCTTTATTGCTTTGTTTTAGTGTCGGGTCAGTCTTGTCTTGGTGTTAGGGTTTGTGTAGGGTCTTAAAGTTAGAATTTTTGCTCCTTTTTGTCATGTTAGTGGTATGTGGGTGGTAATGTTTGGATGtttactgatgtgtgtaaaatgcaacatataaatcacatcaattaaggcataaaactaaccctttttaagtactaatgttggaaaaagagtgtttttgtcttccttttgtattttcaggatgaaatgagctcaaaatcacaaaagaagcaaaaagacaactaattctaccataaatacaagaaaaggaacgaaagtagactgcccagaccctcaacggcatctcccaaggcaaaggagaagaaacagagtctgaacacgccccgtgtccagcgaacacgggggcgtgcccaggaagcagcagaaaagacaaaccagaagaagcttccattgcccaccacggggccgtgtccagcgggcacgggggcgtggtgaaagtacagcaggcgcattaattgtaattgcgaattacaattaatgaagagagagaatgtcagacgggcacggggccgtgtccagccttctttTCAGtttataaatagaggagcttggtttcattctctctcatcccttggcacaccacctctctcacacttcatccaccacccaccaccaccataacaccatcatccaccaccatcatccattgtccatcgtagagtgtgtgagtcgtctcgggatccaagattgatagtaagagttcttgacaatcaaggccatgtttgcctaagtctcttacatcacttggtgaagacaagtgtttagtataatactttttatttttaatcttttgcactttttatttggttttgtattaatgactttaataactagttacttatgttgaaggtgatctttccttatcgtttgtccgtggtgtcttggcattattttactgtctatataaaataaaagattttcaccattcatatctccacggtctatatggaggtatgttggctacctggtcgggggttaagggaacggtttggtaagggtcttgcccttgttcagcgtttagaggtcctgcttgggacctgggtcaattttagtaggatctccttcaatgcccataggtattggatggcggggatccaaactctttgaccccctcataagttaactactattaatactataacccggctatttaggactgtatccctgctgactcagactacttagccgagggtaacgtcaccgccaaaagcggggcctaccacaatttgcattaataacttaattcattatctttcaataatccgaccctttaggattgtatccttgctgactcaaactactgggttgagggtaacgtcgccttcaaaagaggggcctactacaataactaagataatctcttaaacaagtgcaaaagtgcgaaaataatcaaaggttatactaatacacgtgtcggatccaagtgattcatcttgtctatctgtttttattttatttttattttcagcatttagttagtttttatttttcttagtttaaaacatttttctaaccttttgatttgattagatgttgaggataaactggtactaaaagctcttgtgtccttggacgacctcggtatcttaccaacactatactatgtccacgatgggtgcacttgcccatatgtgtgtttagtgttagtaaatatcgtgttttataaatttaaaacttggctaaaagtgtaaaaagaggcttaaatactcatcaaaataatattacactacacacgcatcaagtttttggcgccgctgccggggacacaaggattttaagaaagttaggaatcaacggcctaatcatatttttattttcctttaatttttttaggattttttcttagtttttcagcttctgcagagctcagcacggggccgtgcctggtcggac is from Helianthus annuus cultivar XRQ/B chromosome 9, HanXRQr2.0-SUNRISE, whole genome shotgun sequence and encodes:
- the LOC110875231 gene encoding uncharacterized protein LOC110875231; translation: MEKLLARYGVTHRLSTAYHPQTSGQVENANRGIKRILEKTVGKNRKDWTDKLDDALWAFRTAYKTLLGTTPFMIVYGKACHLPVELEHRALWALKTVNLDMTEAARKHFFQIHELEELRDTAYARSLGIKEKTKLLHDKRLRKVKEFSKGDKVLLYNSRLKLFAGKLKSKWSGPFMVHYVFPYGAVEIMDEKDGRSWKVNGHRLKHYLGGAINKDDREVTPLEIPPKAAN